The following nucleotide sequence is from Pseudomonas sp. RC10.
TCAGCGAATTCAGCGAGGTGTACGTGTAGGCCGTGGAGACTTCGCTCGCGCCGCCATGACCTCCATCTTCGAGTGGTGCGGGTTTTACGGTTTTCTTCTTGAGGTACCGGACCATGCCCAATGCATTGGCTGGGCAACCCTCAGCGCCTTCGGCCGGATAATACTCGCTGTGCTCTTCGACGCCTGAGGGTGAGCGAGTCAACACCAGATTGCCGGATTCGTCGTAGCGGTATTCAGTCGTTTCGCTGCGTTGCGCGCCGCGTTCATCGGTAAACGTGACGGTCTGTGCGTGGGGGAGCTGGCACCAGGCAGGTTGGTCTTCCCAGCTTTTATCCGGTTCGATGCCGAAGGTGGTTTGCGTGTGGACTTCGCACTGCCCTCGCTTGACGACTTCCGAGGTCAGCAGGTGGAAACGGTTCCAGGTGCGGGTGATGGTCGAGAGGGTTCTGCCTTCTGGATCGGTCTGGGTTTCCACCACCTCGTAATCGTAATCCTGTTCGACCTCGTAGAGGTTGTCGCGGCCTTGTTGCCAGTCGAATGCCTGATCGCTGCCATAACCCAGATAGTTATGCGCGCTGGACCACTCATAACTGCGGGTCAGCTCGGTATCGGGGTTCCCGGCTGAGTGTTTCCACTCGGCGACACGAGGCAGAACGGCAAAAGGCGCGCCCTCTGGAAGCTGATGACCGAACTCTCCCGTGGCCCAGGTCACGGCGTCCGAGGCGCCCAACGGGCTGGTGAGTGCTGTAGGGAGCAGCAGGTGGTTCTGCTCGTCCAGGGCGTGATGCTCGTATTCGATGCCAAACGGCACCTCGATGCCTGGCAGATACACATCGCTCAGCGTGTCGTTGGCCAGTTGCAGACGCAGGCTCCGGGCTTCGGACTCCGGCACGATGAAGCGCACCTCACCCTCGTCACTTTCGACCTGCAGCAAGGTGCGGGACTCGTCACGGATGCGGTCGAGGATGAAGTCTTCGTTGGCGAACGCCGACCACTCCACGAACAGGCTGCGACCTTCGGGGCTGCGGATTTCGCTGACCAGAAAGCGCGAGCTGTCCTGTTGCTGTGTCAGGAATTCGGTTTGACCGGTTTTATGATCGATCCGAAAAACGCTCTCGCTTTCACAGGTCACGACCATGGACTTGATCTTGGCATCGAGCAGCACCAGCTCGCTGCCGGTAGAGAGGTCGGATCTTTCCATGTCAATGGCGAAACGCTCGCCTGATGAAAGGCTCAACGTGGGCGCATCCTGATGGAGGTTGATTTCGCTCAGGTCCAGAGACCAGCCAAATCCATAGCCCCGATTGCGGGTGGAACCCAGCACACCGAAGGACAGGGTGGGCGACAAGGCAGGGCCGGCGAGATGATTGGCGGGGATCAACGGCAGTTTAAACGCCAATGTGAATTGACCGGTGCGAGCATCGACACCGGTTTTGATAAAGTCCATGAAATTCGTGGCTTGGGTGTGCAGTGTGTCTAGAGACATATTCTGGTCACTCTGAAGTCGGCTTGAAAGTTGGGGGCGTGCGTGCTCCGCAACAGGAGAAGCACGCACGCGTTCCTGAACTTAAAAATGATCAGATCACAATGAAGTCAATGAGATTTCCATTGCTTGCCTGGGTCATTTCGATGGTGTGTTCATTGCCATACTGATCAAGAAGGCCCCACCGGGACGTCGCGTTTTGCGCGCCACTTAGTGTCGCGGGGCCAAAGGTCATGATTCGGATAAAGACCATGCTGCCGGGGCGCCGGTGTACGGAGAGGTCAGTCGTGGGGGCCTTGAATTTTCTGCGGTCGCTGACCTCGAAAGCCAAGTGGGTATAACTTCTGGGTTCACCGTCAGCGAACCAGCCGTTATCTTGTATCGTTTCCTGATAGTAAGGGTTGCCTGATCCAGGGCCATAAGGTATTGACGCGACCAGTCGCAGATTGCGGCCTTTGAGATACAGCTGATAGACGTCATAGTCCCAGCTGGTGGCATTGACGGTGTGTTCGTAATTGTTTTCATCCTCAAATGCAAAATCATCGCGGTTCAGCCGCAGAGGTGTCAGGGTCTCCAGGGTGACGGACGAGTTGAACTTGCTGGTATGGCTGACGTATTGCGTTTCGTCATCCTTACTGATCGAGGCATAGACTACGTCCAGAGAACCCCCGGATCGGGTCGATGAAACGTAGAATCTGCGACGTCGTGAGTTGGCTTCAAGCAATGCACTTGGGGCCAGCCCGGTGTCTGCATAATATTCAAAGCGTTTGTCACGCTCGGTAGACATCTGCAGTTCGCCGCTCAGTTCCTGATACTGGCCATCGTCATCGAGTGTGACCAGGCGAATGCTGTCCAGTTGCTCTTCAGAGATGATCACGCCAGCTTTGGGGGTGAGGCTCACGGACACTTCAAGTTGATGGCGTCCATTGCCAAAGACCTTGTTCGAGTTCGAGCTGACTTTGACGTCGAATCGGGTAATCCAATGGGTATCGTTTGCAGGGTTCATTTTTAACCTTCCTTGGTTATTGAAGACGACTGCTGAGCAGTCAGTGTGAGCGGTGAGAAATGACACAGGCGCTCATGGAATTCTTGCGCCCAGCGTGTGTCATGCTTGTGAGAGATGAAACGCGCTGAATGCGATGAAGCTGGGCTTAATTCGTGACTGTAAAGTCAAGCAGGTTGCCGCCGCCTGTTTGAGTCATATCGATTTGATAGTGATTGCCGTATTGATCGAGCAAGCCCCAACGGCTGCCGCTATTCCTAAAGGAGATCGGGCGGTCTTCACCGATCAACTTAAGCCGTACAAAATTCATGGTGCCTGCAGTTTTGTTGACGGTAATGCTGGCGCCTTTGTAGGTCAGGTTGATTTCAGGCCCGACTGCTATAGCAACGTGGTAGTAGGTTTTGTAGCGGCGCCGGTGCGCATGAATGGGCCCGGAGAAAGAGGGGGGCGGTGTGACATCGATACTTTTACCGTAATAAGCCTGGCCACTGGCGACGCCGTAGGCAATGGAGTCGACGATTTTGTACTGCCGATCCTTGAATCTCAGGTGGTAAATGTCCAAGTCGACGGCAACGTTACCTTGGGTCACATTGAGCGTGTCGTCGCCCCAGAACGTGAAATCCTCGCGTGTCAGCCGTGGACGCGCGACCGTTTCAATGAGCACTTCGGAGTTGAACCGGCTGGTGCCCGTGACGTAGTGAGTCTCGTCGTCCTTGCTGATGCGCGCATAAAGGGTGTCATGTGTGCCAGCGGGGCGAGTCGATGACACGTAGATTTTTCTGCGAAACGTGCCCGACTCAAGCTCCAGCTTCCTGAAAGATCTACTGCCTGGGAAGTATTCGAATCGCTCGTCACGTTCATTGGAAGCGCTCAACTCGCCTTCGAGTTCCTTGTAGTGACCGTCATCGTCCAAAATGACCAGCCGGATACTGTTCAGTTGCTCCTCAGTGACTTCCTGCCCCGCTTTGGGCGTGACGCTGACCGAGATCTGCAGTTGCTGAAAGCCATTGTTGAACACTTTGTTCGAGCTGTTGGTAATACGAACTTTGAAACCAGTGAGCCAGTTTGTGTCGTTTGCTGGAGTCATGCTGTCAACCATCCATGGTTGGTGAGGTGACTACAGAATAGGCAGGGAGGCGCCTGCTCAGTGATATACATATTTATATCGGGGTGCAGGCTTCATTACCGGATATTTCATATGCGCCCTGCGCAGGCTGCGACCCTTTTTTGTGCTCCGGCGCACGCCGCACATTGCTCTGACGGCTAAATGCCATCAACATCCACACCGGACACATTGGCGAACGTCCCCGTTTCCTCTACATTGGAAGCCTTGCCAGACGATTGAGATGCCTGCCGTTTTCCACGGCAGGCACGACCGGCCAGCGGTGCGCCGCAGATTGACCTTGCCGGACAGGACGACCTTCACCCCATGATGAACCAACCTCATATAGACGGATCTATCCAGCGCCTGCGGTTCAAGCGGTTTGCATTGGCCGCAGGCACGTATGTGTTGCTGATCGCGCTGGTCTGGGTGGCGTATTGCGCGGGTTACTACGAGGCCAATTTCTTCAGCCTTTGGCTTGCCACGGTCCTGGTGCTGCTGTCACAGGGCGTCATGAGCCTGGTATTTTTCGGCGAGTACAACAAACGCTTCAAAGACCCCAGCCTGACCGAGTTCCAAGTGCTGATGGGGTTGGGCTGGCAAACCTTTCTGTTGGCGCATCTCGGCCCGGCCCGGGGCACGTTTCTGGTGCTTTACGTACTGGTGCTGCTATTCGGCCTGTTTCATCTCCCGCCGAAGGTCTTCACTCGTTGCGCCGTCCTTGCCTTGACGGGCTTCATCGGGCTCAACCTGTGGGACGCCTTTCAGGATGACCTGGCCGATCCAGGCCTGGCGGCCTTGCAAGCCTGTGCGTTGTTCATCGTGCTGGCGTGGCTGTGCCTGTATGCGCGTTTCGTGCAGAGTTCGCGGCAACGCATGCATCAACACCGCATCACCTTGCAGGCCCACCAAGAGACCTTGCGCGGGATGATGTTTCAGCTGGAAGAGCTGGCATCCACCGATGAACTGACCAATTTGTTCAATCGGCGTCACTTTCTGCGTCTGGCCACACGAGAGCTGGAAACGATGGACGGTTCGTACACGGAAGGGTTGGCCTTGATCGACATGGATCATTTCAAGCGGGTCAACGATGTGTTGGGCCATGCCGCAGGCGACCGGGTGTTGCAGGTGTTCGCGGCTACCGCGACGGAATGCCTGCGCGCAGATGACATTCTGGCCCGCTACGGTGGCGAAGAGTTCGTGTTGTTGATCCCCCGCTGCACTCGGACCCAGTTGGTCGAATGCTGTGAGCGCGTACGTTTGGCGTTCGAACAGGTGGTCATTCCCGAGTTGCCAGGACTGGAACTGAGCCTCTCGGTCGGCATGACCCTCGTCGAGCGCGATGATGATATGGACAGCGCCTTGCAGCGTGCCGATCAGGCGCTCTATCGCGCCAAGCATCAGGGTCGAAACCGTTGCCATGGCGCATGGGAATCTGTTGATGCCTGATCTGCGTGCGGGAGATCGACAGTGGTCGGTCGCCTCGGGGAGCAATTTGCTCGACTCGCTGAATCAGGCAGGGCTGTCCGTTCCTTACAGCTGTCGGGCGGGCAGTTGCCACGCCTGTATCGTGCGCTGTGTCCGGGGTGAGCCACACGATGCGCTGCCTGAGGCGCTTGACGCCCGCAAGCGCGAGCAGGGCTGGCGCCTGGCGTGTCAGTGTCGGGTCGTGGACGATCTGGACGTTGAAATCTTCGACCCGAAACGCGACGGTTCACCGGCTCGGGTCAGCGGGGTGGACTGGTTAAGCCCCTCGGTCTTGCGCCTTCGCCTTGAACCCGAGCGGCCCTTGCGCTATCGCGCCGGGCAGCATCTGGTGCTGTGGACCGCGAGCGGCATTGCGCGCCCTTATTCGCTGGCGAGCGTGCCGGGAGACGCCGCTGCGCTGGAGTTTCATATCGATTGCAGCAAACCCGGCGCTTTCGCTGACGTTGCTCGCACCCTGATGCCGGGCGACGTCATCCGACTGGGCGAACTGCGGGGTGGGGCCTTGCACTACGACCCTGACTGGCAAGCACGGCCGCTCTGGCTATTTGCTGCCGGGACCGGGTTGGGGCCTTTGTGGGGGATTTTGCGCGAAGCGTTGAACGCCGGGCATCAAGGGCCGATTCGGGTCATGCACGTGGCGCGTGAGCATTACCTGGCCAAACCCCTTCAAGCACTGACGGCTATGCACGCGCAATTGCAGCTGGAGTGGGTCGAGGTCGAGCAGTTTCAGGCGGCGTTGTCCGGGTTGCGCGTCACCTCGCGTCAGACCATCGCCCTGGTGTGCGGATCGCCCGCGAGCGTGGAGGGCTTTTCGAAACGCCTGTTCATCGCCGGGGTGCCAAGGGGGCAGGTATTCGCGGATATGTTTTTGGAGAAAGTGTGATCGATTGAGTGCCATGCAAGGGGTGCAGCGACCTACTGTCATTTCTGACAGTAGAAAGCTTCCGGCCGACGGTGTATCAGACAGATCGAGGGCTGTTTTTCAGGCCTATACCGGACGGATGCGTCAGCACCATGACCAAGGAGGTCTGTATGCCGAACTCTTCTGTACACACGCATACTCCGCGTTTAACGGTTCAAGACCCACGTGGGGCCGTTGTCAGGACGATCGAATGGTGTCGAGCGGCGTCCGACGACGGGGGTGAAATACGTCCTGCTCGCCAGCGCTTCGATGCCGCAGGGCGTCATGTTGCCAGTCAGGACTCACGACTGGGACAGGCCTCGGGCATCATCGAGAATCGGGTCGATCACCTTAGCTTGTCCGGGGCCGGATTGGCCTCGCGCAGTGTCGACTCCGGCTCGCAGATCAATCTCCCCGGTTCAGCCGGTGAACCCTGCATTCGCTGGGACGGGCGGGGGAATGTGCGTCATACCCTCTTTGATGAGCTGCTCAGGCCTGTGGTTGTCAGTGAGCAATCACCTGAAGGGATTAGGCGAGTGGTTGAGCGCATGACCTACGGCGGTGCTGATGAACATGGGCAGAACGGTTGTGGGTGTCTGACCCGCCATGACGACATGGCAGGCAGTTTGTCGGTGTCGGACTATGGCCTCACCGGAAAAACCATCGTCGAGCAATGGCGATTTCTGGCGGAGCTGGACGACCCCGACTGGCCGCAGGAGATCACATCCAGAGATGCGTTGCTTG
It contains:
- a CDS encoding iron-sulfur-binding ferredoxin reductase produces the protein MPDLRAGDRQWSVASGSNLLDSLNQAGLSVPYSCRAGSCHACIVRCVRGEPHDALPEALDARKREQGWRLACQCRVVDDLDVEIFDPKRDGSPARVSGVDWLSPSVLRLRLEPERPLRYRAGQHLVLWTASGIARPYSLASVPGDAAALEFHIDCSKPGAFADVARTLMPGDVIRLGELRGGALHYDPDWQARPLWLFAAGTGLGPLWGILREALNAGHQGPIRVMHVAREHYLAKPLQALTAMHAQLQLEWVEVEQFQAALSGLRVTSRQTIALVCGSPASVEGFSKRLFIAGVPRGQVFADMFLEKV
- a CDS encoding GGDEF domain-containing protein; translation: MMNQPHIDGSIQRLRFKRFALAAGTYVLLIALVWVAYCAGYYEANFFSLWLATVLVLLSQGVMSLVFFGEYNKRFKDPSLTEFQVLMGLGWQTFLLAHLGPARGTFLVLYVLVLLFGLFHLPPKVFTRCAVLALTGFIGLNLWDAFQDDLADPGLAALQACALFIVLAWLCLYARFVQSSRQRMHQHRITLQAHQETLRGMMFQLEELASTDELTNLFNRRHFLRLATRELETMDGSYTEGLALIDMDHFKRVNDVLGHAAGDRVLQVFAATATECLRADDILARYGGEEFVLLIPRCTRTQLVECCERVRLAFEQVVIPELPGLELSLSVGMTLVERDDDMDSALQRADQALYRAKHQGRNRCHGAWESVDA